A window of the Helianthus annuus cultivar XRQ/B chromosome 4, HanXRQr2.0-SUNRISE, whole genome shotgun sequence genome harbors these coding sequences:
- the LOC110935195 gene encoding uncharacterized protein LOC110935195 has protein sequence MFTVIHNMESSRSEMNSDRRSSILVSNLCLFTDYDTVEKYFGQFGTVKEVAFIHADDLTYTRSCEVAMQSTDSVTNILATPRHVIDEREVTVEPYLGREAHEWLFLEGEYKLILKELDVSQHESVLYKKLEKAFANCGRYSEIHLMKTPKRGLSGVAQIDFINKEDIPKALKIAHEELNSGHQMLFYAVVGGKCDKTEKSKTYKC, from the exons ATGTTTACCGTAATACATAAT ATGGAAAGCTCTAGATCAGAAATGAATAGTGACAGG AGAAGCTCTATTCTTGTGAGCAATTTGTGTTTATTCACTGATTATGATACTGT GGAAAAATACTTCGGTCAGTTTGGGACTGTGAAAGAAGTAGCCTTCATTCATGCTGACGACCTCACGTATACAAGAAGCTGTGAGGTGGCTATGCAATCAACCGACTCAGTTACAAAT ATTCTGGCAACGCCTCGCCATGTCATCGATGAACGTGAGGTGACCGTTGAGCCTTATCTTGG TAGGGAGGCACACGAATGGCTATTTCTCGAGGGAGAGTATAAACTTATACTAAAGGAGCTTGACGTTTCCCAACATGAATCTGtt CTGTATAAGAAACTCGAGAAGGCCTTTGCCAACTGTGGACGGTATTCAGAGATACACTTGATGAAAACTCCCAAGAGGGGCCTTTCAGG GGTGGCTCAGATTGATTTTATCAACAAAGAAGACATACCCAAAGCTTTGAAGATAGCCCATGAAGAGTTGAA TTCAGGACACCAAATGTTGTTTTATGCTGTTGTGGGTGGAAAGTGTGACAAAACTGAAAAATCCAAGACATACAAGTGTTAG